A single Mus caroli chromosome 15, CAROLI_EIJ_v1.1, whole genome shotgun sequence DNA region contains:
- the Lmbr1l gene encoding LOW QUALITY PROTEIN: protein LMBR1L (The sequence of the model RefSeq protein was modified relative to this genomic sequence to represent the inferred CDS: substituted 1 base at 1 genomic stop codon) gives MEAADYEVLSVREQLFHDRVRECIISILLFATLYILCHIFLTRFKKPAEFTTVDDEDATVNKIALELCTFTLAVALGAVLLLPFSIISNEVLLSLPRNYYIQWLNGSLIHGLWNLVFLFSNLSLVFLMPFAYFFTESEGFAGSRKGVLGRVYETVVMLILLTLLVLGMVWVASAIVDNDKASRESLYDFWEYYLPYLYSCISFLGVLLLLVCTPLGLARMFSVTGKLLVKPRLLEDLEEQLNCSAFEEAALTRRICNPTSCWLPLDMELLHRQVLALQAQRVLLEKRWKASAWQRNLGYPLAMLCLLVLTGLSVLIVAVHILELLIDEAAMPRGMQVPARGLSSERVGRLARVCCAVLPXRGGSYLMVSSVVGFYSSPLFGSLRPRWHDTSMTQIIGNCVCLLVLSSALPVFSRTLGLTRFDLLGDFGRFNWLGNFYIVFLYNAAFAGLTTLCLVKTFTAAVRAELIRAFGLDRLPLPVSGFPRASRKKQHQ, from the exons ATGGAAGCAGCTGACTACGAAGTGCTATCCGTGCGAGAGCAGCTGTTCCACGACAGGGTCCGCGAGTGCATC ATCTCAATACTTCTGTTTGCAACACTCTACATCCTCTGCCATATCTTCCTGACCCGCTTCAAGAAGCCTGCCGAGTTTACCACAG TGGATGATGAAGATGCCACAGTTAACAAGATTGC GCTGGAGCTGTGTACCTTTACCCTGGCGGTCGCCCTGGGCGCCGTCTTGCTCCTGCCCTTCTCCATCATCAGCAACGAGGTGCTGCTCTCGTTGCCACGCAACTACTACATCCAGTGGCTCAACGGCTCGCTCATCCATG GTCTGTGGAACCTCGTTTTCCTCTTCTCCAATCTGTCCCTCGTCTTCCTTATGCCCTTTGCATATTTCTTCACAGAGTCTGAAGGCTTTGCTGGCTCCAGAAAG GGTGTCCTGGGCCGGGTCTACGAGACAGTGGTGATGTTGATCCTCCTCACGCTGCTTGTGCTGGGCATGGTGTGGGTGGCATCCGCCATTGTAGACAATGACAAGGCCAGCAGGGAGTCGCTCTACG ACTTCTGGGAGTACTACCTCCCCTATCTCTACTCCTGTATCTCCTTCCTCGGAGTTCTGCTGCTTCTGG TGTGCACTCCACTAGGTCTCGCCCGCATGTTCTCTGTCACTGGGAAGTTGCTGGTCAAGCCCCGG CTACTGGAAGACCTGGAAGAACAGCTGAACTGCTCAGCCTTTGAGGAGGCAGCTCTGACTCGAAGAATCTGCA ATCCCACCTCCTGCTGGCTGCCACTGGACATGGAACTGCTGCATAGACAGGTCCTGGCTCTGCAGGCACAGAGGGTCCTCTTGG aAAAGCGTTGGAAGGCGTCAGCCTGGCAACGGAACCTGGGCTACCCTCTGGCCATGCTGTGCTTGCTGGTGCTGACG GGCCTGTCTGTCCTCATCGTGGCCGTCCACATCCTGGAGCTGCTCATCGACGAGGCTGCCATGCCGCGGGGCATGCAGGTACCAGCTCGAGGGCTTAGTTCAGAAAGGGTGGGGAGACTGGCTAGAGTGTGTTGCGCT GTTCTTCCCTAACGCGGTGGCAGTTACCTGATGGTGTCCTCAGTGGTGGGTTTCTACAGCTCTCCACTCTTCGGAAGCCTGAGACCTAGGTGGCATGACACATCGATGACACAG ATCATCGGGAACTGCGTCTGCCTCCTGGTCCTCAGCTCAGCACTTCCTGTCTTCTCTAGAACCCTTG GGCTGACACGCTTTGACCTGCTGGGTGACTTTGGACGCTTCAACTGGCTAGGCAATTTCTACATTGTGTTCCTCTACAATGCAGCCTTTGCTGGCCTCACCACGCTCTGTCTGGTGAAGACCTTCACGGCAGCTGTGAGGGCAGAGCTGATTCGGGCCTTTG GGCTGGACAGACTGCCACTGCCTGTCTCTGGGTTTCCCCGGGCTTCTAGGAAGAAGCAGCATCAATGA